One window of the Macaca thibetana thibetana isolate TM-01 chromosome 1, ASM2454274v1, whole genome shotgun sequence genome contains the following:
- the LOC126953192 gene encoding PRAME family member 6-like isoform X2, giving the protein MSVRTPPRLLELAGRSLLRDQALTMSTLEELPTELFPPLFMEAFSRRHCEALKLMVQAWPFRHLPLRPLIKMGCLETFQAVLYGLDALLTQGVSPLFSHRRWKLQVLDLQDVSENFWMVWSEAMARGCFPNAMRNRKPVQDCPSMRGQQPLTVFIDLWLQTRTLDEYLTCLLLWVKQREGLLHLCCKKLRILGMPFHNIRNILKMVNLDCIQEVEVNCSWILPILTQFTPYLGQMRNLQKLDLSHVDVSHYVSTKQKEFVTQFTSQFLKLHYLQKLYMNSVSFLEGHLDQLLSCLKTPLKILAITNCVLLESDLRHLSQCPSVSQLKTLDLRGVRLANVSLVPLQVLLEKVAGTLEYLDLDDCGIVDSQVSTILPALSRCFELNTFSFCGNPISMATLENLLCHTIILNNLCLELYPAPRDSYDADGTLCRSRFAQLGAELMGRVRDLRHPKRILFCTDYCPDCGNRTFYGLNIDQRCC; this is encoded by the exons ATGAGCGTCCGGACTCCACCCAGACTCCTGGAGCTGGCGGGGCGGAGCCTGCTGAGGGACCAGGCCTTGACCATGTCCACCCTGGAGGAGCTGCCCACGGAACTTTTTCCCCCCCTGTTCATGGAGGCCTTTAGCAGGAGACACTGTGAGGCTCTGAAGCTGATGGTGCAGGCCTGGCCCTTCCGCCACCTCCCTCTGAGGCCTCTGATAAAGATGGGTTGTCTGGAAACCTTCCAAGCTGTGCTTTATGGACTTGATGCACTGCTTACCCAGGGGG TCTCGCCTCTATTTTCCCACAGGAGGTGGAAGCTtcaagtgctggatttacaggatGTCAGTGAGAACTTCTGGATGGTTTGGTCTGAAGCCATGGCCCGTGGGTGCTTCCCCAATGCcatgaggaacagaaaaccagtgCAGGACTGTCCAAGCATGAGAGGACAGCAGCCCTTGACTGTGTTCATAGACCTTTGGCTCCAGACCAGGACTCTGGATGAATACCTCACCTGCCTCCTTCTGTGGGTCAAGCAGAGAGAAGGTTTACTACACTTGTGCTGTAAGAAGCTGAGAATTTTGGGAATGCCCTTCCACAATATCAGAAACATCCTGAAAATGGTGAACCTGGACTgtatccaggaggtggaagtgaATTGCAGTTGGATACTGCCCATCCTGACACAGTTTACCCCATACCTGGGCCAGATGAGGAATCTTCAGAAGCTCGATCTCTCCCACGTGGACGTCTCTCACTACGTTTCCACAAAGCAGAAGGAGTTTGTTACCCAGTTCACCTCTCAGTTCCTCAAGCTGCACTACCTCCAAAAGCTTTATATGAACTCTGTTTCTTTCCTCGAAGGCCACCTGGACCAGCTGCTCAG CTGTCTGAAGACCCCGTTAAAGATCCTCGCAATAACTAACTGTGTGCTTTTGGAATCAGACTTGAGGCATCTGTCCCAGTGCCCGAGTGTCAGTCAACTAAAGACCCTGGACCTGAGGGGCGTCAGACTGGCCAATGTCAGTCTTGTGCCTCTCCAAGTTCTGCTAGAAAAAGTTGCAGGCACCCTTGAGTACCTGGACTTAGATGACTGTGGCATCGTAGACTCCCAAGTCAGCACCATCCTGCCTGCCCTGAGCCGCTGCTTTGAGCTCAACACCTTCAGCTTCTGTGGAAATCCCATCTCCATGGCCACCCTGGAGAACCTGCTGTGCCACACAATCATACTCAACAACTTATGCCTGGAGCTGTATCCTGCCCCGCGGGACAGTTATGATGCTGATGGTACTCTCTGCCGGAGCAGATTTGCCCAACTTGGGGCTGAGCTGATGGGGAGAGTGAGGGACTTACGGCACCCCAAGAGGATCTTGTTCTGTACTGACTACTGCCCTGACTGTGGCAACAGGACATTTTATGGCCTGAACATAGATCAACGCTGCTGTTGA
- the LOC126953192 gene encoding PRAME family member 25-like isoform X1, which translates to MSVRTPPRLLELAGRSLLRDQALTMSTLEELPTELFPPLFMEAFSRRHCEALKLMVQAWPFRHLPLRPLIKMGCLETFQAVLYGLDALLTQGGCLRRWKLQVLDLQDVSENFWMVWSEAMARGCFPNAMRNRKPVQDCPSMRGQQPLTVFIDLWLQTRTLDEYLTCLLLWVKQREGLLHLCCKKLRILGMPFHNIRNILKMVNLDCIQEVEVNCSWILPILTQFTPYLGQMRNLQKLDLSHVDVSHYVSTKQKEFVTQFTSQFLKLHYLQKLYMNSVSFLEGHLDQLLSCLKTPLKILAITNCVLLESDLRHLSQCPSVSQLKTLDLRGVRLANVSLVPLQVLLEKVAGTLEYLDLDDCGIVDSQVSTILPALSRCFELNTFSFCGNPISMATLENLLCHTIILNNLCLELYPAPRDSYDADGTLCRSRFAQLGAELMGRVRDLRHPKRILFCTDYCPDCGNRTFYGLNIDQRCC; encoded by the exons ATGAGCGTCCGGACTCCACCCAGACTCCTGGAGCTGGCGGGGCGGAGCCTGCTGAGGGACCAGGCCTTGACCATGTCCACCCTGGAGGAGCTGCCCACGGAACTTTTTCCCCCCCTGTTCATGGAGGCCTTTAGCAGGAGACACTGTGAGGCTCTGAAGCTGATGGTGCAGGCCTGGCCCTTCCGCCACCTCCCTCTGAGGCCTCTGATAAAGATGGGTTGTCTGGAAACCTTCCAAGCTGTGCTTTATGGACTTGATGCACTGCTTACCCAGGGGGGTTGTCTCAG GAGGTGGAAGCTtcaagtgctggatttacaggatGTCAGTGAGAACTTCTGGATGGTTTGGTCTGAAGCCATGGCCCGTGGGTGCTTCCCCAATGCcatgaggaacagaaaaccagtgCAGGACTGTCCAAGCATGAGAGGACAGCAGCCCTTGACTGTGTTCATAGACCTTTGGCTCCAGACCAGGACTCTGGATGAATACCTCACCTGCCTCCTTCTGTGGGTCAAGCAGAGAGAAGGTTTACTACACTTGTGCTGTAAGAAGCTGAGAATTTTGGGAATGCCCTTCCACAATATCAGAAACATCCTGAAAATGGTGAACCTGGACTgtatccaggaggtggaagtgaATTGCAGTTGGATACTGCCCATCCTGACACAGTTTACCCCATACCTGGGCCAGATGAGGAATCTTCAGAAGCTCGATCTCTCCCACGTGGACGTCTCTCACTACGTTTCCACAAAGCAGAAGGAGTTTGTTACCCAGTTCACCTCTCAGTTCCTCAAGCTGCACTACCTCCAAAAGCTTTATATGAACTCTGTTTCTTTCCTCGAAGGCCACCTGGACCAGCTGCTCAG CTGTCTGAAGACCCCGTTAAAGATCCTCGCAATAACTAACTGTGTGCTTTTGGAATCAGACTTGAGGCATCTGTCCCAGTGCCCGAGTGTCAGTCAACTAAAGACCCTGGACCTGAGGGGCGTCAGACTGGCCAATGTCAGTCTTGTGCCTCTCCAAGTTCTGCTAGAAAAAGTTGCAGGCACCCTTGAGTACCTGGACTTAGATGACTGTGGCATCGTAGACTCCCAAGTCAGCACCATCCTGCCTGCCCTGAGCCGCTGCTTTGAGCTCAACACCTTCAGCTTCTGTGGAAATCCCATCTCCATGGCCACCCTGGAGAACCTGCTGTGCCACACAATCATACTCAACAACTTATGCCTGGAGCTGTATCCTGCCCCGCGGGACAGTTATGATGCTGATGGTACTCTCTGCCGGAGCAGATTTGCCCAACTTGGGGCTGAGCTGATGGGGAGAGTGAGGGACTTACGGCACCCCAAGAGGATCTTGTTCTGTACTGACTACTGCCCTGACTGTGGCAACAGGACATTTTATGGCCTGAACATAGATCAACGCTGCTGTTGA
- the LOC126953136 gene encoding PRAME family member 2 isoform X2, with protein sequence MKGGKVHQTCACHSRSSVLTSLVIMNDPVSNSLSVKGCFELQERCLQNPLENLELTCGYLLEEDVKCLSQYPSLGYLKHLNLSYVPLFRLSLERLGALLEKVAATLETLILEGCQIHYSQLSAILPGLSCCSQLTTFYFGRNFMSVDALKDLLHHTSGLSKLSLETYPAPDESLNSLVRVDWEIFTPLRAELMRTLREVRQPRRIFIGPTPCPSCGSSPSEELELHLCC encoded by the exons ATGAAAGGAGGGAAGGTGCATCAAACCTGTGCATGTCACAGTAGAAGCTCTGTCCTCACCAGCTTAGTGATCATGAATGATCCTGTCTCTAATTCCCTGTCTGTAAAAGGTTGTTTCGAACTCCAGGAAAG GTGCCTCCAGAACCCTTTGGAGAACTTGGAATTGACTTGTGGCTACCTATTGGAAGAGGACGTGAAGTGTCTCTCCCAGTACCCAAGCCTCGGTTACCTGAAGCATCTGAATCTCAGCTACGTGCCGCTGTTCCGCCTCAGTCTTGAGCGCCTCGGAGCTCTGCTAGAGAAAGTTGCTGCCACTCTCGAGACCCTCATCTTGGAGGGCTGTCAGATCCACTACTCCCAACTCAGTGCCATCCTGCCTGGCCTGAGTTGCTGCTCCCAGCTCACCACCTTCTACTTTGGCAGAAATTTCATGTCTGTGGATGCCCTGAAGGACCTGCTGCACCACACCAGTGGACTGAGCAAGTTAAGCCTGGAGACATATCCCGCCCCTGATGAGAGTTTGAATTCCTTGGTTCGTGTCGATTGGGAGATCTTCACCCCGCTTCGGGCTGAGCTGATGCGGACACTGAGGGAAGTCAGGCAGCCCAGAAGGATCTTCATTggccccaccccctgcccttcCTGCGGCTCATCACCATCTGAGGAACTGGAGCTCCATCTTTGCTGCTAG
- the LOC126953136 gene encoding PRAME family member 1 isoform X1, translating to MSIRAPPRLLELAGQSLLRDQGLAVSAMEELPRVLYLPLFMEAFSRRHFEALTVMVQAWPFTRLPLGSLMKTLHLETLKALLEGLHMVLTQKDRPRRWKLQVLDLRDVDENFWAVRPGAWALSCSPEATSMRQTAEDCPRMGEHQPLKVFIDICLKEIPQDECLRYLFRWVYQRRGLVHLYCSKLVNYLTPIKYLRKSLKIIHLDSIQELEIRNMSWPRLIRKLRCYLKEMKNLRKLIFSRCHHYTSDNDLEGRLVAKFGSVFLRLEHLQSLKIKLVTFFSGHLEQLIRCLQNPLENLELTCGYLLEEDVKCLSQYPSLGYLKHLNLSYVPLFRLSLERLGALLEKVAATLETLILEGCQIHYSQLSAILPGLSCCSQLTTFYFGRNFMSVDALKDLLHHTSGLSKLSLETYPAPDESLNSLVRVDWEIFTPLRAELMRTLREVRQPRRIFIGPTPCPSCGSSPSEELELHLCC from the exons ATGAGCATCCGGGCCCCACCCAGACTCCTGGAGCTGGCGGGGCAGAGCCTGCTGAGAGACCAGGGCTTGGCCGTCTCTGCCATGGAGGAGCTGCCCAGGGTGCTCTATCTCCCACTCTTCATGGAGGCCTTCAGCAGGAGACACTTCGAGGCTCTGACGGTGATGGTGCAGGCCTGGCCCTTCACCCGCCTCCCTCTGGGATCGCTGATGAAGACGCTTCATCTGGAGACTTTAAAAGCATTGCTGGAAGGGCTTCATATGGTGCTTACACAGAAGGATCGCCCCAG GAGGTGGAAACTTCAAGTTCTGGATTTGCGGGATGTTGATGAGAATTTCTGGGCCGTACGGCCTGGAGCCTGGGCCCTGTCCTGCTCCCCAGAGGCCACGAGTATGAGGCAGACAGCAGAGGACTGTCCGAGGATGGGAGAGCACCAGCCCTTGAAGGTGTTCATAGACATCTGCCTCAAGGAAATACCTCAGGATGAATGCCTGAGATACCTCTTTCGGTGGGTTTACCAAAGGAGAGGTTTAGTACACCTGTACTGTAGTAAGCTAGTGAATTATCTAACGCCGATTAAATATCTCAGAAAGTCATTGAAAATAATCCACCTGGATAGTATTCAGGAGCTGGAAATCCGCAACATGTCCTGGCCACGTCTGATAAGAAAGCTTCGTTGTTACCTGAAGGAGATGAAGAATCTTCGCAAACTCATTTTCTCCAGGTGCCATCATTACACGTCAGACAATGACCTCGAGGGACGGTTAGTCGCCAAATTCGGCTctgtgttcctcaggctggaaCACCTCCAGTCgcttaaaataaaattggtcACCTTCTTCAGTGGGCACCTGGAACAGCTGATCAG GTGCCTCCAGAACCCTTTGGAGAACTTGGAATTGACTTGTGGCTACCTATTGGAAGAGGACGTGAAGTGTCTCTCCCAGTACCCAAGCCTCGGTTACCTGAAGCATCTGAATCTCAGCTACGTGCCGCTGTTCCGCCTCAGTCTTGAGCGCCTCGGAGCTCTGCTAGAGAAAGTTGCTGCCACTCTCGAGACCCTCATCTTGGAGGGCTGTCAGATCCACTACTCCCAACTCAGTGCCATCCTGCCTGGCCTGAGTTGCTGCTCCCAGCTCACCACCTTCTACTTTGGCAGAAATTTCATGTCTGTGGATGCCCTGAAGGACCTGCTGCACCACACCAGTGGACTGAGCAAGTTAAGCCTGGAGACATATCCCGCCCCTGATGAGAGTTTGAATTCCTTGGTTCGTGTCGATTGGGAGATCTTCACCCCGCTTCGGGCTGAGCTGATGCGGACACTGAGGGAAGTCAGGCAGCCCAGAAGGATCTTCATTggccccaccccctgcccttcCTGCGGCTCATCACCATCTGAGGAACTGGAGCTCCATCTTTGCTGCTAG